The Cryobacterium roopkundense sequence CTCGACGAGGCCGGGGGAGTGAGCCTGGGTAAGACGAGTACCCCGGAGTTCGGCCTTCCCTCCTATACCGAGGGGCTGGCCGGCCCACCGGCGCGCAATCCGTGGAATGTCGCTCTCGGGGCCGGCGGGTCCAGCGGCGGGGCCGCTGTCGCTGTCGCCGCACGCCTCCTGCCCTTCGCGCCGGGGTCTGACGGCGGAGGGTCCGTGCGCATCCCCGCCGCGGCGTGCGGTCTTGTGGGCGTGAAGCCGTCCCGAGGGCGTGTGCCCTCTGCCTCCGGAATCGACAAGCTCGGCGGGCTGCCGGTGGCCGGTCCGCTCGCCCGCACCGTAGCGGATGCCGCCCTCCTGCTCGACGCGATGGTGACGCCGGGAGGCAATCACCCCGACCACCATTTCGCCCTACGGGCGCCGCACGACGACGGACCGTTGCTCGGGCATGCGGTGCGTGGGGAGGGCCGTTTTCAGCTCGGGGTGATGACCTCCTCCGCATGGGACGAGGACTACGACGTCGTCCTCGCGCCGGAGGCCCTGGCTGCCCTCGACGCCGCTCGAACCCAACTCGATGTTCTCGGCCACGGTCTCGACGACCTGGCGCTTGAGCCGGACCCGAGCTACGTTCCGGCCTTTCGCACCATCTGGCAGGCGGGCGCGGCGAGCATCCCTGCCGAGGGCGACGAGCAGGAAGCGCTGCTCGACCCCCTCACCCGCTGGTTGATGCGTCGCGGGCGCGCCCTGTCTGCCCGCGCGCTCGCCGAGGCTCTCGCGGCCCTCAGCGCCTTCGAACGCTCGTTCATCCGACAGCTCTCGCACGTGGACGCGGTGCTGACACCGGCGCTTGCGCTCACGCCGCGGCCGGTCGGCTGGTACGACCAGGTCGACCCCGAACGCAACTTCGCCCAGCAGGTGCAATACACGCCCTTCACGTCGATGGTCAATGTGAGCGGGCTGCCTGCCATCGTGTTGCCGGTGTTGCAGACCGCCGACGGTCTGCCGATGGGGGTTCAGCTGATCGGTCGTCCCGGCGGCGAGGCGACACTGCTTGCCATCGGGGCCCAGCTGGAGCGTCATTTCCGGTGGCAGGAGCGGGTGCCGCCGGAGCCGTGGCGCGGCTTATAACACACCCCCAGGCAGGGGTGCTGTATCAGGACCCCGATGAATGTGCGAATTCCCAGAAACCCCGGAATTCTGCGATACTGGTGGACTGAAATCGCCTGTACGCAGGGCATCCAACTAAAGGAAACCAATGACGGATCAGTCTTTCCAGTTAATGGCGATTATTTTGGCTCTCCTGACTCTTCCGTGGGTTAATCCCGGCCCGGAAGTACGGGTTTGTGTCCGCCGAGGCTGAGCATCGCGAGGGCGATGAGGGCGTCGGGTGCTTTGAAGCCGAACGCGATGCGAGTCATGAGGCGGATCTTGGTGTTCATGGATTCGACCCGCCCGTTTGAGAGGCCGTGCTCGATGGAAGCCAGGATCGCGGTGCGGTGTTTGACGATGCTTCTCTGTAGTTTCACGAAGGATGGGATTCGGCAGCGGCGGGCCCAGCTGACCCATTTGTCCAGCGCTTCAGTCGCTTCGTCGAGAGGCAGTTTGAAGATGACACGGAGGCCTTCCTTCAGGTAGTAAGCGCGGGCCAGCCGCGGGTCGGTCTGCACGATGCAGGCGAGCTTCGCTTGTTGCTTCTCGGTGAGGTTCTCCGGGTTCTTCCAGAGCGCGTATCGGCAGTTCTTGATGCCCATGGCCCGGGCGCTATCCGGGCGGGCCGGCGCTCCGGTTGGAGGTCGGCCACGGCCTCGTCCGGCCTCGTTGTGCCGGGCGGCTTTGCGGGCGTCGTTCCACGCGGCTCGGCGGACCTCATCGAGGGCCTCCGTGGCCCATTTCACGACATGGAACGGGTCGGCGCAACGAACGGCGTTAGGGGCTCGTTCCTTGACGACAGTGGCGATCCAGGCTGCGCCGTCCGCGGAAACATGCGTGATCATCGCCGAGCGCTCCGGCCCCAGCGCGTCGAAGAACGTCGCGAGGGTGGCCTTGTCCTGGCCCGGTGCTGCCCAGATAAGGCGGCCGGAATCGTGGTCCACGACACACGTCAAATACTTGTGGCCGCGTTTGTAGCTGATTTCGTCGATACCGATCCGGGTGAGGTCGGCGAACTGGTCGAATTGCTTCTCCGTGTCTGCCCAGACCCGGGTGATGATCGCGCCGACGGTGCGCCACGCGATGCGCATCAACACCGTGAGCGCCGTTTTGGATGTTTGCGTGGCCAGCCACGCGACTTGGTCGTCGAAGAACAGCGTGTGTCCGCTTTGATGCCGAGCCCACGGCACGGCGGCGACGGTCACGCCGTGAACACCGCACCTCACCCGCGGCGCCGCAGCTTCCAACTGGACCTGCACCGAGCCAGCATCCAGTGATCGCCAGCGCCGCCGACCCTCACCAGCGTCGTAGCGGGGGCAGCGCTTCCGGCAGGACCCGCAACGGTTCCGCATCGACGCCGTCGGACGCACCGACGCGACCAGAATGCCCGTCTCCATGTCGAGATCCACTGCCTCGACAACTGTCTTGTCGACTCCGAGCAGAGTTCGCCATAGTGTTAAGTTTTGCACGCCGTTTTCTCGTCCCTGTGTTTCTTACCTTTGTCAGTTAGAAACCTAGGCGGAGAGCGGCGTGCACTCGTTAAGGCGCTCGGAAACGACCCACGGTTATGTCAGGAGAGCCATTATTTTGTACCTCGCTGCCATGGTCGCGATCGGGTGGTTTGCCTTTCGGCAGACCAAGGATCTCGACGATTATATGCTCGCAGGCCGCGGCCTGAAGCCCGGCACGGCGGCGCTCAGCGCCGGCGCTTCCGACATGTCCGGCTGGCTGCTGCTCGGCCTTCCCGGCGCCATCTATGTATCAGGTTTGGTCGAGGCCTGGATTGCCATCGGCCTCACCATCGGAGCCTGGCTGAACTGGAAGTTCGTGGCCCCGCGGCTGCGTTCTTACACCCAGGTCTCGCAGAACTCCATCACCATCCCGAGCTTCTTCGAAAACAGGCTCAAAGACAAGACGCGCTTGTTGCGCGTCGTATCCGGCCTCATCATCCTCGTTTTCTTCACGTTCTATGTGTCGTCCGGCATGGTCGCCGGCGGTGTGTTCTTTGAGGAATCCTTCGGCTCCACATTCCTCCTGGGCATGCTCATAGTGGCCGGCGTCACCCTGCTCTATACGGTCTTCGGCGGCTTCCTGGGAGCCACCCTCACCGACGTCGCCCAAGGCATCCTCATGCTCGTCGCGCTCGTAGCTGTTCCGCTGATGGCCCTGAGCGCCACCGGCGGCGTCACGGCCACCCTCGACTCCATCCGCGAGGTGGACCCGAACCTGCTGTCCCTCACCGCGGGCGGAACCGTGCTGGGGATCATCTCGGCGGCGGCCTGGGGTCTCGGCTATGTCGGCCAGCCGCACATCATCGTGCGTTTCATGGCTATGCGCACGCCGCAGGACGCCAAGGCAGGACGCCGCATCGGCATCGGCTGGATGGTCGCGACGGCCCTCGGTGCCATTGCCACGGCGCTTATCGGTATCGCGTACTTCCAACAGAACCCCGAGTTGACCCTCGCGAACCCGGAAACTGTCTTCTTGCTGCTGTCGCAGACGCTGTTCCACCCGTTCATCGCCGGGCTCGTGCTGGCGGCGGTGCTGGCTGCGATCATGAGCACGATCTCCTCCCAGCTCATCGTGTGTTCCTCCGCGCTCGTGGAGGACCTCTACAAGATCGTCGGAAAGAAAGATGCCACCCCCAAGCAGTTGGTCATGCTCGGCCGTCTCGGTGTGCTGCTCGTTGCTGTTGTCGCCGGCCTCATCGCGCTCAACCGCGATACGACCATCCTCGCGTTGGTCGGATTCGCCTGGGCCGGATTCGGTGCGGCCTTCGGCCCCGTGGTCCTTCTCTCGCTGTATTGGAAGAAGCTCTCCACCGCGGGAACGTTGGCCTCTATGATCACCGGCGCCGTCGTTGTCTTCATCTGGGGCAACTCCCCGTTGAGCGGCGTGCTCTACGAGATCGTGCCCGGTTTCGCCGCGAGCCTCATTGTGGCCGTGGTGGTCTCTCTCGCGACGTACAAGCCGTCCGCTGAGATCGACGCCGAATTCGACGCCGCAGCGGAACAGGCTCATGCCAAGTACCAGGCACCGAAGAAGGTTTCGGTGTAGCGCAAACAGGTACAACGACGACGGCACCCGAGCCGGCCACCCTGGCCGGTTCGGGTGCCGTCGTCGTGTGGTCTGCGCCCTACCGCGTGAGTGACGAGGCGGGGCGGGAGGGCCACCAGAACCTGTCGCCGGTGATGAAGACCAAGGCAGGCACCAGCACGGTGCGAACGACGAGTGTGTCGAGAAGAACACCGATGCACACGATCACTCCGATCTGGGTCAGGGCCACGACCGGGAGCACGCCGAGCACGGCGAAGACTGCCGCGATCAGGATCCCGGCGCTCGTGATCACCGCTCCGGTCGAACTCAGGCCACGGACCATCCCGTCTGCCGTGCCGTGCCGGATGCTCTCCTGCCGTGCGCGGGTGGTGAGAAAGATGTTGTAATCGACGCCGAGAGCGACCAGGAACAAGAAAGCGAACAGGATCACGTTGGTGTTGAAAGCGGGGAATCCCAGCAGGTTCTGAAAGATCCAGTTTGAGGCTCCGAGGCTCGCGAAGAAGGTGCCGAGCACGGTGATGATCAGCAGCACGGGCGCCACCAGGGACCGCAGAAGCAGGGCGAGAATGGTGAAGACGATGGCGAGGATCAGGGGAATGATCAGATCCTGGTCGCGTTGGGCAAGTGTCTTGGTGTCGAAGGCGGTCGCGTCGTTTCCGCCCACGAGGCTCTCCGAAACCGGACCGGCGGTATCCGCGTACGCCGTTCGGAGCGCCGCGATCGTGAGGAAAGTGTCGTCGCTGCCGGGTTCGCTCTGAAGCGACACGTTCAATCGTGTGAGCCCGTTGGCGCTTTCGCTCGGCTGCACGGCGCCGACTCCGTCGACGGACGACGCGACGGCTGCCGCGTCGTCCGCTGCCGAATCGGGCGTGAGAACCACGGTCTGGCCGGTAAGACCGGCGGAGAAGGATTCGTCGACGATTTTCTGTGCCACCACGGACTCGGGCTTGCCCAACAGCTGGTCGGCCTGGGACAACCCCACTGATGCCCCGACCAGTCCGAGGCTGAGGGCGGCGATGCCGACCGAGGAGATGATCGCGATGCGGATCGGGCGTCGGCGCACGCCGTGGCCAAGCCGGGCCCAGGCACCGGTCGGTTCGGCGTTCGGGTCGACGTCCGGTCGCACGCGCGGGATGAACG is a genomic window containing:
- a CDS encoding amidase, with amino-acid sequence MAEPHELSALEQWQALQTGELSPSELAEHYLDRIEALNPALGAFVTITAERAWARARDVEQNVPRTAPLWGLPFADKDLQLRAGVPARFGSRLMRDFVPEQSDDLVLALDEAGGVSLGKTSTPEFGLPSYTEGLAGPPARNPWNVALGAGGSSGGAAVAVAARLLPFAPGSDGGGSVRIPAAACGLVGVKPSRGRVPSASGIDKLGGLPVAGPLARTVADAALLLDAMVTPGGNHPDHHFALRAPHDDGPLLGHAVRGEGRFQLGVMTSSAWDEDYDVVLAPEALAALDAARTQLDVLGHGLDDLALEPDPSYVPAFRTIWQAGAASIPAEGDEQEALLDPLTRWLMRRGRALSARALAEALAALSAFERSFIRQLSHVDAVLTPALALTPRPVGWYDQVDPERNFAQQVQYTPFTSMVNVSGLPAIVLPVLQTADGLPMGVQLIGRPGGEATLLAIGAQLERHFRWQERVPPEPWRGL
- the putP gene encoding sodium/proline symporter PutP, translating into MHSLRRSETTHGYVRRAIILYLAAMVAIGWFAFRQTKDLDDYMLAGRGLKPGTAALSAGASDMSGWLLLGLPGAIYVSGLVEAWIAIGLTIGAWLNWKFVAPRLRSYTQVSQNSITIPSFFENRLKDKTRLLRVVSGLIILVFFTFYVSSGMVAGGVFFEESFGSTFLLGMLIVAGVTLLYTVFGGFLGATLTDVAQGILMLVALVAVPLMALSATGGVTATLDSIREVDPNLLSLTAGGTVLGIISAAAWGLGYVGQPHIIVRFMAMRTPQDAKAGRRIGIGWMVATALGAIATALIGIAYFQQNPELTLANPETVFLLLSQTLFHPFIAGLVLAAVLAAIMSTISSQLIVCSSALVEDLYKIVGKKDATPKQLVMLGRLGVLLVAVVAGLIALNRDTTILALVGFAWAGFGAAFGPVVLLSLYWKKLSTAGTLASMITGAVVVFIWGNSPLSGVLYEIVPGFAASLIVAVVVSLATYKPSAEIDAEFDAAAEQAHAKYQAPKKVSV
- a CDS encoding ISL3 family transposase codes for the protein MQNLTLWRTLLGVDKTVVEAVDLDMETGILVASVRPTASMRNRCGSCRKRCPRYDAGEGRRRWRSLDAGSVQVQLEAAAPRVRCGVHGVTVAAVPWARHQSGHTLFFDDQVAWLATQTSKTALTVLMRIAWRTVGAIITRVWADTEKQFDQFADLTRIGIDEISYKRGHKYLTCVVDHDSGRLIWAAPGQDKATLATFFDALGPERSAMITHVSADGAAWIATVVKERAPNAVRCADPFHVVKWATEALDEVRRAAWNDARKAARHNEAGRGRGRPPTGAPARPDSARAMGIKNCRYALWKNPENLTEKQQAKLACIVQTDPRLARAYYLKEGLRVIFKLPLDEATEALDKWVSWARRCRIPSFVKLQRSIVKHRTAILASIEHGLSNGRVESMNTKIRLMTRIAFGFKAPDALIALAMLSLGGHKPVLPGRD
- a CDS encoding MMPL family transporter gives rise to the protein MRAIARFVSGRGTAWLVLAATAIAVGLLFALLPSASGDDFPSSGLPDSSQAAQVDALLADFPSAKATSAIVVWSRDGSPLTEADSAAIAARAEALGEQSTAPPATIPRFSDDGQAALSVVPLESSGVSDDITRTATEIRSAASTDLPASLTAYVTGPVGFQADITNAFAGADFRLLLVTVIVVAVLLIVTYRSPVLWIVPLAVVGAADALAGVVAGALAEPLGFRLDASISGILSVLVFGAGTNYALLLVARYREELLHTESRNEAMYTAVRSAGPAIAASGGTVALSLLTLVFAELSGNRALGIACAIGVVIAILFALLVLPAALVVCGRGLFWPFIPRVRPDVDPNAEPTGAWARLGHGVRRRPIRIAIISSVGIAALSLGLVGASVGLSQADQLLGKPESVVAQKIVDESFSAGLTGQTVVLTPDSAADDAAAVASSVDGVGAVQPSESANGLTRLNVSLQSEPGSDDTFLTIAALRTAYADTAGPVSESLVGGNDATAFDTKTLAQRDQDLIIPLILAIVFTILALLLRSLVAPVLLIITVLGTFFASLGASNWIFQNLLGFPAFNTNVILFAFLFLVALGVDYNIFLTTRARQESIRHGTADGMVRGLSSTGAVITSAGILIAAVFAVLGVLPVVALTQIGVIVCIGVLLDTLVVRTVLVPALVFITGDRFWWPSRPASSLTR